The Acidobacteriota bacterium sequence CGGAGAAGGAGCTCGTGGCGATGGTTCTATCCGGCCGCACGGAGGCTTTCGAACCCCTGGTTCTGCCCTACCGGGATTCTCTCATGGCCTTGGCCTTCCGGATCACATGGAACCGGGAGGACGCCCGGGAAGCAGCCCAGGAGGCGTTGTTCCGGGCTTTCAAATACCTGCATCGCTATGATCCCTCCCAAAGCTTTCGGAACTGGATCCTCCGGATCGGCGCCAACGCCGCCTGCGACCGGGCCCGGAAGTTGAGGCGGGAGCGGGAGGTTGTTCAGGAATTCGGCCCGGAGATTCGCTCGAAGGATGACCCGGAAGCGGGCTGCCGGGCTCGGGAATTTCAATCCGATCTGGCGTCCTGTCTCGAAGTCCTGAGCCCGCGGGAACGCGAGGTTTTCGTCCTAAGGGATATCGAGGATATGAGTGTCGGGGAGACGGCCCGGGCAATCGGCGGTTCGAGCGTTTCCGTGCGGGTTCATCTTTCCCGGGCCCGCCGAAAGATTCGTGATGCAATCCGTGAACGCTATCCCCATCTGGAGGAAAAAGGATGAGGTGTGAAAAAGCGAAGCGTCGGCTGCCTCTTTACTCGGGTGGCGATCTTTCGGCCCGCAAAACCCGAAAGCTTCAGGCTCATCTCGAGCATTGTTCCTCGTGCAGAAAAGAAACGGAGGAATACCGGACTGCGCTCGACCGAGTCAGGAATGCCGCCAAACAGGCGATAACTCCGGATTGGGATGAAGCCGCTTGGAGCGGGACGATGGCTCGTATTGCAGTGGAGAAACCCCTCGGGGAACGCAGGTTCGGGGCGCTCGCACCGCGATGGGCCTTCGCCGCTGCGGGCCTGGGGGTTGTTCTTATTACGGCGCTGGCTTTGTATTTCTTCAAGGACACGCTGTTCCGTCAGAAGGACGTTCTTCAGGCTTCGCTGCCGGTCGCCGCGGAGAAAGATCCGCGTTCTCCGGAAAGTCAACACCCGGACGTCGAGCTCGACCTCGAAGCAATGAAAGAGGATTCGGAAAAAACGGCAACCGGTCTTTCCGACTCAGAAACCGAGGCCGATTTCATGCATAAGCCCCGGGATTCCGCCGATACCAAAACGGATCCCCGCCGTGCCGTTCCCGAAGGCCGGCCCGCTCAGATGTCCGTAGAGCAAACATCGATCCGCCCGCACATCGCCGCTGCGCATCCGGAACTCAAGCCGGAGGCGGCGCAGAAAGCTCGAGACGCCGAAACTCCGATCTCCCAAAAGACGGCGGCCGGCGTTCCCCAGGACGTTCTCTCCGTCACGTTCGTATCGCAGGAAACCGGGCTTCAGATCGCCTGGTTTTTCCATAGAGATTTCGATTGGAAAGGAGACAAAAAATGAAAAAACGAATCGCCGCAATCGCCATGTTTGCCGTCTTGATCGGAATTGCCGGTCCTGCCGCTTTCGGAGCGGGTCAGGAAGAGCCGGCCCTCCGCAAGGAAATCGTCCGTCTGAAATATATCGATGCCACGGATGTTCGCATTCTTCTGCAGCCCTTCAGTAGCCGGGGAGGACAGGTTATGGGCAGTCCGAACCGCAAAGACATTCTTACCATTGTGGATACGTCCGATAACGTCGCCCGAATGCTGGACGTGATACGGGAAATCGACGTCAAGCCGCCCGATGTCATGTTCACTGTTCAGTTGATCATGGGATCAGAATCCGATGTGACGGTCGACAAGGACTTGGCGAAAGACCCGGTCATCCAGGAACTCGGGAAACTCCTCCGCTACAAGGGGTATTCTCTCCTCGATGCGACCGTCCTGCGGGGCGTTGACAGGCAGAGATCCGGGTTAATTCTCGGACCCAAGGCCGATTTCGAACTCTTTTTACGGCCCGAGATCGTCAGGGAAAAGCCGCAGGATGCCGTCAAAATCGAAATCATCCTCCACCATTTCACACATCCCGAAGAGGCCTTCTTTGAAGGGAAACCCGTTCAGGGCCGCCAGAAAAGCTTAATCACGAGCACCGTCAACATCAGGTCCGGTGATCGAACCGTGGTCGGTGCCTCCCGGCTAGACGGCGGCGATAAGGGGCTCATTCTCATCATCTCCGCCAAAACTATTTATTAGGATTATGTTGCTTGGCTTTGGCAACTTGTGCTCTTCTCAATGTCGCACTCCGGTGATAAACTAAATTCATTAAACCGGGAGGGCGACATGAATGATGTCAAAGATGCCACGCGGGAAGAGCGTCAGGAAATCCTGAAGGGAATCATCCGGGATCTGCATTCCGGAGTTCCGGTCAAGAAACTCCAGAAAACCTTTGCGAAGCTGATCAAGAATGTCTCCCCCGAGGAGATCGCCGACATGGAAAACGCCCTGATTCAGGAGGGATTTCCGGTCGAGGAGGTCCAGCGCCTTTGCGAAGTCCATGCCGAAGTCTTCGACAAATCCCTGAAAAAAGTCGGCAAGCCGGCCAAAATTCCCGGCCATCCGATGTACACGTTCGTCGAAGAAAACAAAGCCGCCAAAAAAATCCTCAAGGACCTCAAACGCAGCCTGAAGCCGCTCGCCAAGGGCCGAGCCGCGCAGGAGGACATCGACAAATTCAGCCGGGACCTGGCCCGCCTGAAAGAGATCGAGATTCACTACCAGAGAAAGGAAAACCAGCTTTTTCCGCTCCTCGAAGCCAAGGGATTTCTCGGTCCGACCAAAGTCATGTGGGGGAAGCACGACGAAATCCGGGCTCACCTGAAAAAGACGGCTGAGCTTCTTCAAGCCGGCGAATGGGCCGCGCTCGCCGGACAGGTCAAGGCCCTCTCCGGTGCGATCAAGAAGATGATCTTTCTCGAAGAGAAGATCCTCTATCCTACATCGGCCCGAAAGCTCGGTCTCAACGATTGGGTCAGGATCAAACAGGGTGAGCCGGCCATCGGATATGCCTGGGTCAAGCCGTCCAATCTTTGGGACGCCCGTTTGGCCGAGGCCATGGGCGGCGGTCTTGAAACTGCAGATGCGGAAGAATCTCTTGTCAGCGAAGCCCCGCCCGGGGCTTCACAGGAGGATCTTGTAGAAAACAACAACATCCCTCTCTCGACCGGCCGCCTGCCGGCCGAGCAGATCGATCTCATGCTGAAGACGCTGCCTATCGACATCACCTTTGTCGACGAGAACGACGAAGTGGCCTATTATTCGGATACATCGGAACGGATCTTCCCGCGCAGCCCGGCCATCGTCGGCCGGGACGTCCAGAATTGTCATCCACCGAAGAGCGTCCACGTCGTCAACGACATCGTCAAGGCCTTCAAGGAAAAAACGAAAGATGTCGCGGAGTTCTGGATTCAGAAGGACGGCCTCTTCATCCACATCCGCTATTTCCCGGTTTATGACGCGGAAGGCCGCTACCGGGGCGTCATCGAAGTCTCCCAGGAGCTGTCCAAGCAGCGCGCCCTCGAAGGAGAACGCCGCCTCCTCGACTGGTGAGGCGGCGTTCCCCGCTGCGTCGAATCCTGCTGTTTCCACGATCCGTTGGGGGTCAGTTTGGGTTTTTTGATCAGATATCGATGTGTTTGGAGCATCGCATTCGGACTAAAGGAGGCGCTGCGCCGTGCGAATTTTGCCGCCTTTGTCAGAACAACAGCTTGATGCCCGCCGTCGCCCTTAAACCGCCCGGCTTCAGAGTGACCTGGAGGCCTTCGATATCGACTTTCGCTTCACCCGAGGAGTAACGGATGTTCGTGTTGACGGCCAGGGACGGACTGATCATATAATCCAATCCGCCGCCCGCATTGAATCCGAAACAGCTCTGGCTGTAGGTCGAGAAAATGGGACTGACGCTGACGTCGAAATAGGGGTAGCCGGTCTCGGACCAGTCGAAATTTTTGAGGCTTTCGACCTGGACGTTGAGGAAGTAGGTCCCGCCCGCTCCGATGTAGACGCGAAGCTTGGACATGACGTCGAAGGCCGCCAGAACATTCAGGTTGAGTTCCATGTCCGAATATTTCAAGTTGGACGACGCCCATTCGACTTCGCGGAAAAACTCGAAATAGAAGGGGTGGGGAAATCCGCCTTCGAACATCCCGCTGCCCTTCCCCATGCCCGGGATGAAGGACAGCTCGACGCCGATGTTGGGTGTGAAGAAATAGCCAACCCCGGCATCCAGAGCCAGACCGGAGCCGTCGACGTTGTAGGACTCGGACATGTATCCGTTTTCATGATACATGTCGAAACCCCATTGGGTGTTGTAAGAGAACGAGTGGCTGGCATAACCGCCGCCGAGCCGGACGAAAAATTTCTTGTGGGCCGACTTATAAGAAGGGATTTCCCGTCGAACCGGCGCGGGTTCCGGCTCCGGTCGGGGCCGCCGCTCAACCGGTCTTTCCACGGCTTCCGGTCTCGTTTCCCGGGTCCGGGGAGCCTGTGCGGCGATCTCGTCGACGACGCTTTCGTGAATGAATCCTGTTATCTGAACTCCCGCCGCGTCAGGGGGGAGCACGATTTTATACCAGACCCCCGTCTTCTCCAGAACTTCGAGTTCCTGGCCGAGAGTCGCCCGGCCGATAACGGTAGCTTCCAAGCTGGGGTTGACGCGGATGTTGGCGGATGTCACCTTGACCCGGACTGTGATGTCCTGGGCCGCGGATAGAGAAACGGTCGCGGCAAAAATCAGAAAGAACAGGATGACCGGTACCAAGCAAATTTTTATGGTTTTCATGATACGTGCTCCTCTTCCCCGCTCACTGCACACCGACGGCCGTCCAGGCCTGAGCGACACGGGCGACTTCCGGGCTTCCCGCTCCGAACAGATCCACGGCGGCCTGGTAGGTCGCCGATCGCGTGCTCCAGAAACCCGCTGATGGGAACAGGTAGTGGACCCAGGCCCGGAAGGCGATTTTTTCCGCCTTTTGAACGCCGATGCCGTTGACCGAGATTCCTGAAACGCGGTTCGTTCCCCCGTTGGCCAGGAGCCAATACCAGTGCGTCGCGATCGTCATGTTGATGTGGACGCCGTCATTGTCGTACCCGCCGAGGAAGGCCGACGAATAGTGCCGGGAATAGTGATCGGGATATCGGAGTCCGTACTGGGGATACCAGATCTGGCTCCAGGGGTCGGTCAGGTCGCGCATCGACCCTCCCCAGGGACGCCGGGTGTCTTCGCCCATGAACCAGTCCGCCTTTCCGTAGCCGACTCCGACGGGCTGGTGGAAGAATTCACAGGACACGCCCATGATATCCGAGAAGGCCTCGTTGAGGGCGCCGGGGTCGCCCCAATAGATCAGCTTGCTGCTGTGGTTGGTCACGCCGTGGGCGAATTCATGGGCCACGATATCCAAGGAGGCCGCATAGGGATACATATCCCCCGGCGTACCATCGCCGAAATAAAGCCAGTTCGTTCCGCCGTGGTAAAACGCGTTCCGGTAGTTGTTGCCGTAGTGAATGACGACGACGGCTTGCATGTTGTTGTTGTCCATTCCTTTCCAGTCGTGGACCAGATAGAAATAATCGTAGATCCAGCCCATGTAAGCATGGGCATCCACAAGTGTCGGGTCGTGGTTCCAGTTGTTGTCGGCGTCGGTTAGGTACCAGGCCGAAGTATAACTGGTTCCGAAATTGGCGGTCGCGGTGATGATGGTCGCCGGCCTCATTTTATCCACGAGGTAGTACAGGTCGTTGGTCAGAATGGTGCTCAATTTCTTGGTGTCGCCGAACGTCCCCCGGCCGACTCCGATCTGGTTGGATTCCGTTTGGATGTCATTGTACTTGAAGACCACGCGGGCCGTGGCGGCGTCGACGAAGGACACCATGAGCTTGTCGTCCGAGGCGTGCCGGACCATCCAGGCGAGGAGATAGTCCTTCTGGGTGGGGTAGATCACAAGCTCCGGGGTTTCGAGCATTGTATAATCGCCGTCTCCCAGGTGCGCCAGAGCCGCGGCCGCGGCCTGTCCGGCGTCGATTCCGGGTACGGCGGAAATCCGGATGTCGTCATAGCGGCGGCCGTTGATGAAATACAGGCCTCCGTTCTTGCTGTGCCGGATAAGCTGGGCGCCGAAGACACGGACCCCCTGATGGTGCTGGTCGAATCTCTCGTGGACGAATTCTCCGAGGCCTTCGACTTGAACTCCGGCAGCCACGAGGTCGCCGGAGGCGATGTCCCTCTCCATCAGGCGGGCGAGTCTGCGGAGTTCGCGCTCCTCGCCTGCCGCGACCGCGGTCCCCTCCTTTGTTGCGAGACGCGCCTCGAATGTCGCAGGCGCATCCAATGCCTGGGTTTGGAAGGACACCATCCCGAATGCGAGAAACAGGACGGCCAGCAGGGTGGTTTTTGCATAGAACCGTTTCATTTCAACTCGATTCCTTTCTACTTGCGTGGTAAGGATCCGCGGGGCGGTCTCCAGCCCCGAGTCTTTTTCAATATCTCAGATTCCGGATTTGTGTCAAGCGGAAAAACTGCTCACGTTTCCCCCGGCCGGCTTGTCTCTCGCAAGACGGCGGCCTTGCGCAATCCTACGATTTCAATGTCCGGTCGAACCGTCCTACTGTCCGGCCGTACTGGCCGTGAGCCGGGTGACATTCGACTCGGCGAAGAAGCCGTCGAAATCTCCGTAGCGCTTGATGTATTCATGGACGAGCAGGGTGTTGGAAAAGGGCCGCGTGAAGATCTGTTTCAATCCCAGTTCCGGAGATCCGATGAGATCGATCATGAAATCCCGGCCGTCGGCCCGCAGTGACTCGACCGTGGTCTCGATCTCTTCCGTGCAGAAAGCCATGTGGTGGACGCGGGGGCCGTAATTCCGGATGAACATCTCGGTGGGTCCGGATGTCTCCGGGGCCGAAAACGGCGCGATTCCCGATGTGAAAACCAGGGCGAAATCGGATTTGGTGACCCGGGCCACGTTGGTGATGGAGTTCTGGCCGGGAACATAGACGGCGAAGTCGAAATCGTATTCCGTAACGGCCATGAATTCCAGAATGGCCGGAATTCGGTTTCGGGCCTCGAGCCGCGTCGCCGCATGGTCGAGACGTCCGATATGGTTCAGGTAGGCGCCTCGTGCGGCGGGTCTTTCGATCGGAAGGGGCCGGCTTTTCGGAAAAGCATAGTCTCTCTCTCGAGAGGCTCTTTCGATGAACCCGTAGGAAAGCCCGGTGAGCGGCGAAGGCCGGGTCTGAATGAAGGCGAAGCCGTCGCCCCGGAGCGGCCCGTCCGTCATGAAAAGCACGCCCCGCTCTTTCTGAATCCGGTGGTACGCCTCTATGTCGGAGCAGCGGAAAACCAATGTCTCAAGCCGGGTCGCCGGAAGGTGTCTCGATTTGGGAAAATCGTTAAAAGGCGCGAAAGGATTACCTTTTTCGGCGCGTGTCCTGATCAGGATGTCCGCGGCATCCTCGCTTTCGAGTCGGAAAACCCCGGTTTCTCCGGAGGCGTCGGCGAAGCTCTCGACCCAGGTCAGGCCCGTTGTTCGAAGGACATCCGCCGCGGTGTCCCGAAAGCGGCCGGGTTCGACGGCGATGACGGCCGCCTCCAACCCTCCGACGAGACCCGAAAGACCCGCCGTCTTCCGGTCTTCGTGGACGGCCGCGGCGGCGGTCAGGAAACCCTGATCAGCCTCAGCGGAATGGGGCAGTGTCCCGAATGCAGGCCGCGACGAACCTCCTGCGGACAAATATTTTTCGAGGCATTTCGGACATAGAGAATCAGACATTATGGAAAGACTCACTCGGATTTTTCGGTTTTCTTCCTTGGCGCCGGCTTTTCGGGAATGATGGGCTCCGGCGCCGGTGTGTCAAACAACCGGATGGCGTCCTGATTGAGCAGAATAACCAGGGAATAAACTCCCAGGGCGGTTCCCAACGGGAAATTGAGCAGACTCAAAAAAGAGAGGACCAGAATCAAAATGCGACTCCATTCCTTCCTCTTGAGAATGTAGAATCCGCCGATGATCTTGGGAACTCCCAGAAGGGCGACGAAGAAGATCACGGCCAGGGCGATCAGGCGAAGGATGGCGGGCGCCCCCGTCTGAATATCGGGAAACATGGAAATCCCGAAGAGAAGAAGGAATCCGACGATTCCGGCGAGGAGGGTCAAACCTCCGTAGACGATCCAGAGAATGCCGATAAGTTGGATATGCTTGTCCATGAGTCCTCCCTTACAAAAACATTATATTAAATTTTCCGGTTTTCGTTAAGCTTCTTCCCAATGGGTGTATCATAATCTGGACAAAGGAGAAAGAGCATGCGCATCCCCCTCTATCAAGTCGATGCCTTCACCGGCAAGGTCTTTGCCGGAAACCCGGCCGCCGTCTGCCCGCTCGAAGCCTGGCCCGAGGATTCCCTTCTGCAGAACATCGCCACCGAAAACAACCTGTCCGAGACGGCTTTTTTTGTTCGCGAAGGCGACGCCTACCGCATCCGCTGGATGACCCCGACGGCCGAGGTCGATCTCTGCGGTCATGCCACGCTGGCTTCGGCATTTGTCATTTTCCGTTTCATCGAACCGGATGCGGACCGGATCGTCTTCCGGTCGCGAAGCGGAGATCTCGCCGTTATGCGGGAAGGCGATCTCCTGAGTCTGGATTTTCCGGCCAACCGCCCCCGCCCCCAGGCGCCGCCGAAGAAACTGCTCGACGCTTTTCCGGCGCAACCCTCCGAGGTTCTCTGCAACCGGAGCTTCGTCCTTGTTTACGGTTCGGAGGATACCGTCCGCAACATGAAGCCGGACATCCGCAAACTGCAAGATGTCGAGGCCTTCGGGGCGATCATCACCGCCCGGGGGAATGAGGCCGATTTCGTCTCGCGGTTCTTTGTCCCCCAGGTCGGCGTCGACGAAGATCCCGTCACCGGATATGCGCATACGATCCTTGTGCCGTACTGGGCGGAAAGGTTGGGGCGGTCGAAACTCCGGGCGCTTCAGGTCTCCCGCCGGGGCGGCGAGCTGTTCTGCGAAGACCGGGGCGACCGGGTGAAAATCGCGGGGCGGGCCGTACTCTACCTCCAAGGCCACATCATTCTCTAATCTCTTCTCGGCTGCTTTGGCTGCTGTAAGTTTCACATAATAAAAAAAATAGCTAATAATTGGGCAAAAATAAGTGCTTTTTGCGCATAAATGTTTTTTTATCAGCAACATCCAGCAGCCAGAGCGGAAGGGTGTCGGAAAAAGCGCTTGCCCGGCCGCGGCGTTTTCTGACACAATGGCGGGGGAGGAACGAACCATGAAAACGCTGATCGTCTATGCCACGCGGCACGGCGCCGCGGAAAAATGCGCCCGCCTGCTGGCCGACCGCCTGGGCGGAGATGTCGATGTCTTCGATCTCAAGAAAGTCCGGACCGTTGATCTCTCGGGATACGACGCCGTCGTCGTCGGCGGGTCCATTCATGCGGGGAGAGTCCAGTCCCGGGTGAAAAAGTTCTGCGAGGCCCACGCGGACGCCCTCCTGAAGAAAAAAATCGGCCTTTTCATCTGCTGCATGGAAGAGGGCGATAAGGCATGGAAGCAATTCCATGAGGCTTTTCCCGCCCGGCTTGTCGATCAGGCTGCGGCCAAGGGCCTCTTCGGCGGCGCCTTTGATTTCGATAGAATGAACTGGTTCGAAAAAACGATCATCGGAAAAATCGCCGGCGTCAAGGAAAGCGTCTGCAAGATCAACGAGCCGGCCGTCGCCGAATTCGCCGACAAAATGAAAAGCTCCGTCACTGTTGAAGCGGCGGACTCCGGAGCCTCCTCATGATGTCCGGCGGGAAAATTTCTTTTGGGTACACCGGCCGCTGGGCCTTTGTCGATCTTGCGACTCGACGCATCGATATCCGGCCCGCTGACCCTGACATTTGCCGCGATTACGTCGGCGGGCGGGGCGTTCAGGCCCGTCTTCTTTATGATCATGTCAAATTCACGGGACCCATTCGCAATCCTCTCGGGCCGGAAAACCGGATCATCCTCGGCACCGCAGCCCTCAACGACTCGCCCATCCCGACGGCGGGCCGCGGGTCCTGTTCCTTCTTCGGAACGATGACCCGGTCGCCGGAAGATCCCGGGGCGATTCCCGGGCACAAGCCCCTTTTCGGTCTGGTCACTCACGCGAGCGCGGGCGGCCTTTTTCCGAACATGCTGAAAAGGGCCGGGATCGACCAACTCATCGTCGACGGCCGGGCGGACAGGCCCGTCCGCATATTCGTCGGCGAAGGGACGGTCGAGATCGTCGATGCCGAGGACGACCTCTTTGCCGAAGCCGCGGGGAGAAAGACCTTGCAGCCGGCCTCGGCCGTCACGGACTTTCTGACCGCAAAATATCCCGGGTCGTCTACCGTGTGCGCCGGTCCGGCCGGCTGGAACGGCGTCGCTTATGCCTGCCTGACCGCCGATCGCCACCGCAATTTCGGCCGCG is a genomic window containing:
- a CDS encoding sigma-70 family RNA polymerase sigma factor; the encoded protein is MVLSGRTEAFEPLVLPYRDSLMALAFRITWNREDAREAAQEALFRAFKYLHRYDPSQSFRNWILRIGANAACDRARKLRREREVVQEFGPEIRSKDDPEAGCRAREFQSDLASCLEVLSPREREVFVLRDIEDMSVGETARAIGGSSVSVRVHLSRARRKIRDAIRERYPHLEEKG
- a CDS encoding zf-HC2 domain-containing protein encodes the protein MRCEKAKRRLPLYSGGDLSARKTRKLQAHLEHCSSCRKETEEYRTALDRVRNAAKQAITPDWDEAAWSGTMARIAVEKPLGERRFGALAPRWAFAAAGLGVVLITALALYFFKDTLFRQKDVLQASLPVAAEKDPRSPESQHPDVELDLEAMKEDSEKTATGLSDSETEADFMHKPRDSADTKTDPRRAVPEGRPAQMSVEQTSIRPHIAAAHPELKPEAAQKARDAETPISQKTAAGVPQDVLSVTFVSQETGLQIAWFFHRDFDWKGDKK
- a CDS encoding DUF438 domain-containing protein → MNDVKDATREERQEILKGIIRDLHSGVPVKKLQKTFAKLIKNVSPEEIADMENALIQEGFPVEEVQRLCEVHAEVFDKSLKKVGKPAKIPGHPMYTFVEENKAAKKILKDLKRSLKPLAKGRAAQEDIDKFSRDLARLKEIEIHYQRKENQLFPLLEAKGFLGPTKVMWGKHDEIRAHLKKTAELLQAGEWAALAGQVKALSGAIKKMIFLEEKILYPTSARKLGLNDWVRIKQGEPAIGYAWVKPSNLWDARLAEAMGGGLETADAEESLVSEAPPGASQEDLVENNNIPLSTGRLPAEQIDLMLKTLPIDITFVDENDEVAYYSDTSERIFPRSPAIVGRDVQNCHPPKSVHVVNDIVKAFKEKTKDVAEFWIQKDGLFIHIRYFPVYDAEGRYRGVIEVSQELSKQRALEGERRLLDW
- a CDS encoding outer membrane beta-barrel protein, yielding MKTIKICLVPVILFFLIFAATVSLSAAQDITVRVKVTSANIRVNPSLEATVIGRATLGQELEVLEKTGVWYKIVLPPDAAGVQITGFIHESVVDEIAAQAPRTRETRPEAVERPVERRPRPEPEPAPVRREIPSYKSAHKKFFVRLGGGYASHSFSYNTQWGFDMYHENGYMSESYNVDGSGLALDAGVGYFFTPNIGVELSFIPGMGKGSGMFEGGFPHPFYFEFFREVEWASSNLKYSDMELNLNVLAAFDVMSKLRVYIGAGGTYFLNVQVESLKNFDWSETGYPYFDVSVSPIFSTYSQSCFGFNAGGGLDYMISPSLAVNTNIRYSSGEAKVDIEGLQVTLKPGGLRATAGIKLLF
- a CDS encoding M4 family metallopeptidase codes for the protein MKRFYAKTTLLAVLFLAFGMVSFQTQALDAPATFEARLATKEGTAVAAGEERELRRLARLMERDIASGDLVAAGVQVEGLGEFVHERFDQHHQGVRVFGAQLIRHSKNGGLYFINGRRYDDIRISAVPGIDAGQAAAAALAHLGDGDYTMLETPELVIYPTQKDYLLAWMVRHASDDKLMVSFVDAATARVVFKYNDIQTESNQIGVGRGTFGDTKKLSTILTNDLYYLVDKMRPATIITATANFGTSYTSAWYLTDADNNWNHDPTLVDAHAYMGWIYDYFYLVHDWKGMDNNNMQAVVVIHYGNNYRNAFYHGGTNWLYFGDGTPGDMYPYAASLDIVAHEFAHGVTNHSSKLIYWGDPGALNEAFSDIMGVSCEFFHQPVGVGYGKADWFMGEDTRRPWGGSMRDLTDPWSQIWYPQYGLRYPDHYSRHYSSAFLGGYDNDGVHINMTIATHWYWLLANGGTNRVSGISVNGIGVQKAEKIAFRAWVHYLFPSAGFWSTRSATYQAAVDLFGAGSPEVARVAQAWTAVGVQ
- a CDS encoding PhzF family phenazine biosynthesis protein, translating into MRIPLYQVDAFTGKVFAGNPAAVCPLEAWPEDSLLQNIATENNLSETAFFVREGDAYRIRWMTPTAEVDLCGHATLASAFVIFRFIEPDADRIVFRSRSGDLAVMREGDLLSLDFPANRPRPQAPPKKLLDAFPAQPSEVLCNRSFVLVYGSEDTVRNMKPDIRKLQDVEAFGAIITARGNEADFVSRFFVPQVGVDEDPVTGYAHTILVPYWAERLGRSKLRALQVSRRGGELFCEDRGDRVKIAGRAVLYLQGHIIL
- a CDS encoding flavodoxin domain-containing protein; this translates as MKTLIVYATRHGAAEKCARLLADRLGGDVDVFDLKKVRTVDLSGYDAVVVGGSIHAGRVQSRVKKFCEAHADALLKKKIGLFICCMEEGDKAWKQFHEAFPARLVDQAAAKGLFGGAFDFDRMNWFEKTIIGKIAGVKESVCKINEPAVAEFADKMKSSVTVEAADSGASS